The sequence TGAGCGTGCCGATGCCCGGGGCCCCAATGGACCGGCCCGTCACCGACCCGGGCGTGCAGCAGGCCGCTGCCTTCGCCGTGCAAGTCTACAACAAGGCCAGCAACAGCGCCTTCTATTACAAGGCGATGCGCATCTTGAGCGCGCGAAGTCAGGTACGGGGCatatctgggggtgggtgggtgaggtgaggCTTGGGAGGAAATCTGGTGCGCCTtctggaaacaccccccccccccctttcaaagccTGGAAGAAAAGCTGTTTTTCTAGACCagctttctccagccagctgcctgctggctgatttatttatttatttaaaaaagggtgaccctatgaaaaggaggacagggctcctgtatctttaacagttgcatagaaaagggaatttccgcaggtgtcatttgtatgcatgtcgcacttggtgaaatttcctcttcatcacaacagttaaagctgcaggagctatactgcaactATACTGTGGACAGATTTaaaggaaggcagggcacctgcaactttaactgttgtaacgaagaggaaatttcaccaggttttccatgcatacaaatgacacctgctgaaattcccttttcaatacaactgttaaagacacaggagccatgtcctccttttcatatggtcaccctatttaaaacatttatctcagggtggcgtacagatgaaagcatacaatataaaacagcaaatatacccggctaaaaacaaatcataccatgaaccaagttaaaacaagcagtaaaacaattaaaaccgttcaaaacaatgtgccatcttcgTGAATTTCACCATGTTGGACAACAAGCCCCAGTGTCCACCACTAGCAAGCCTGGCTTGGGGATGTTGGAACTGTAATCCGtcacagctggaaggcaccaggttggggaagtctagtCTACAGACGCTCAGTATTAAAATCCTGCTGGCTTTTCCAGGGTTCATCTAATTTTAGACTCGGATGAGTCAAGAGCGAACCGTTCTGGCACGCCTAGGGGCAGCTTGTGAAATattaagctatttatttatttattacatttttataccaaccaatagccgaagctctctgggcggttcacaaaagttaaaaccataataaaacaaccaacatgttaaaagcacaatgacaaaatgcagtataaaaagcacagccaggataaaattgatacaagattaaaatacagagttagaacagtaaaatttaaatttaagttaaaattaagtgttaaaatactgagagaataaaaaggtcttcagctggcgatgaaagcagtacagtgtaggcaccaggcggacctctctggggagctcattccacaacatggctgccacagcggagaaagccctccttctagtagccacctgcctcacttcatttggttttgtagaatcatatcatagaatagtagagttggaaggggcctatgaggccatcgtgtccaaccccctgctcaatgcaggaatccaccctaaagcatccctgacagatggttgtccagctgcctcttgaaggcttctagtgtgggagagcccacaacctccctaggtaactggttccatactactctaacagtcaggaaggttttcctgatgtccagctggaatctggcttcctgtaacttgattagttcatgtcctgcactctgggaggatggagaagagatcctggctctcctctgtgtaacaacctttcaaggacttgaagagtgctatcatgtctcccccccaatcttatcttctcaaggctaaacctgcccagttctttctgcttctcctcatagggctttgtttgttcTCTTAAAATCTGCAGCAGGCTGTAAAGTTGGACGCACCTTTCACAAACAACGCTTGCCCATGATTCAATTCTGTGGGGGTATCCTCCAGTACGGCACACTGTTCAGCAGCTAAGGACAGTGGTGAACTCTAGCTGGCATTGAAGTCACATTAAAGGACTAAGCAGGGCTTTTCAGAATTCCTCATTCAGCTCCTCCAATAGCTGTCCCAAGTGCAGCCATTTCTCTGATGAATAGTACTATGAAGGTAGTGGAGGTAGATATATATGTATCATAATTAACACCAAACCATCGGTACTGAGTTTTATTGCCAAAAAATTAGGAATCGAGGGTGCAGCATTAATCAGTTTATCCCTTGCCCCATCCCAGCTTTTCTTTAACTAGGGATCGCTACCTACTCCCCATAGCTCTGCCCCTAAAATTTTGTTTCTGTGTTGCTTTAACCTACACTGTAAATCTTGGTATTGTGACCTGGTCTGTTGCAATGAGCCGTGTTTCTTGCAGTGCTATCACTCTATAGTTGGATCAATAGTTCATCAATTCCATCTCATGGGTTCTATCCTTCCATCTCGCtatggtggtgggtttttttaaggttttattgttatattcttttaaatccagttaagGTCTTTATGAGAATTactgtatttattccattttttgtaAACTCCTGACCTGTTTTATCTCATGTACAGGACTTTGatagaaagtgctatataaataataataataataataataataataataataataattaccatcTCATGGgctctagtagggtgaccatatgaaaaggaggacagggctcctgtatctttaatagttgtattgaaaaaggagtttcagcaggtgtcattgatatatatggagaaactggtgaaatttcctcatcccaacagttaaagctgcaggtgccctgccctcttttaaatctggtcactctagtatagctcctgcagctttaactgctgtgatgaagagggaatttcaccaggttttcaatatatacaaatgacacctgctgaaattcccttttctatgcaactgttaaagatacaggagccctgtcctccttttcatatggtcaccctaggctctaGCCTTCCATCTTGTTATATTCAATAACATAATGCCAACAGACTTAGCAGAGTGATTATAATAATCACCCATTTTTGGCTTtaggacacgcacacacacgcttGATTTTTCCCTTGCTGGTAAGACAGGGAGTTGGATTATGACATTAACCCCAAGAAGATACAGATTAATGAAGACACAACCATTGGTTACTTCCTTCTCTGACTCTTTCATGGGTGAAATTTGGATGGTAAAAgactttggggcagggacctaaTTTTTTTGGTCTGTGTCAGTCTGCAAAATGACCAGTACGGAGCTGGCTGAATAACAATAgtattctttctctccctttccactCCCCGTAGGTTGTGGAGGGAATAAAATACTACCTGACGGTGGAGCTGGTGAACACCCTGTGCGAAAAGAGAGGTGGATCCGGGCTGAACCACGTGGACCTGGAACACTGCACAGTTGCCTCGGTCGCAGACCAACGGGTGAGATTAGGAGCTGGCTGCTTCAGGGCTCAGAGTTTATTCAGCAGCAATAAGAAAAGGCGGTTTTTTCTGCCAACCcactgaccttgttcagacgacgcgctaagtcatggtggttaagcattttgagctaaacattatggcttaacgtgtcatgcgAACTATCACTTAacgtgtcctgtgaaccattcttaaccatgctggctacataaccacgttttcaacacactaaccatttgctgcagaagggttagtggcctaaccgtggtttagcgtgttgtcgaAACAGGCCCACATATCCCCATGCAGATGACCTTGGGAATATgtgaagatcatagaatagcagagttggaaggggcctacaaggccatcgagtctaaccccctgctcaatgcagaaatccaccctaaagcatccgtgacagatggttgtccagctgcctcttgaaggcctctagcttgggagagcccacaacctccctaggtaaccgattccattgtcgtactgctctaaccgtcaggaagtttttcctcatgtccagctggaatctgacttcctttaacttgagcccattattccgtgtcctgcactctgggaggatcgagaagagatcctggccctcctctgtgggacaacctttcaagtatttgaagagtgctatcatgtctcccctcaatcttctcttctccaggctaaacatgcccagttctttcagtctctcctcatagggctttgtttccagacccctgatcatcctggttgccctcctcagcttgtctgcgtccttcttgaagtgtggagcccagaactggacgcaatactctagatattTATTTACACCTTGCCcttcttatttcttatttatttacaatatttctataccactccccattgaaaattttggagtggtgtacaagataaaatgaaaataaaaacaaaataagacaCTTAAAATACAGTGACATGGCAGGacattaaggaaaagcttcctggaaaaatgatgttttcaggaggtgccgaaaagagtacaaagttggtgcctgcctgacctccagaggcagggaattccacaggaggggggccaccacgctgaaagcTCTTCCCTTGGTgaactccaatcagaggatgggtctatgtggaaccaccagaagcagaccctcggataacctcagtgaccgagcaggttggtaggggagaaggcagagctctctcaggtatcctggcatCCTTGAGGAGGCATACATGATCCAcctctctccattttctcctcctgtgagggaggttagcctgagagtcagtgactggcccaaagtcatccaatgagttTCACTGAAGAGTGGTGTCCGGAAACCAGTCCTTCCCAGTCAAAGACTCTAGCAGCTATGCTACACTGCTTCTCATTTTGTTAATAGAATTTTGtgagaagatggtcaagaactattttccatggccagaAAAATTAGGACTTGAAATAGTGGGtagaagttacagctacctagattttgatgataataataataataattaataataataataatttcttacccacctctccattctgatcgaggcagggcacaacaataaatgataaaatacataaaactgaatttaaacataatatacattgttaaaaacatcctaaaaacattctaaaaacatcttaaaattccagtggataggcctgccggaagagatcagccttaattaattaaatagaaggaaaaacttcctgatagtaagatctgtacaacagtggaacagtctacctccagaggttgtgggttcttcatCTCTCATGAATGGTTGAATTGGTTTTTTCCTGCACatcgcagagggttggactagatgattcttGTGGTACCTTCTGACtcaacagttctatgattctatgatatgatccTATACTTCCTAGAGAGCCTTTGTTGAGTGATGCCATGACAGAGTTGTGAGTGGTTTAAACGTGCCAGGCAGTTGTGCCATAATGAATTGTGTCTCCCTGAGGAAGGGACCGtactcagtgggtagagcacttCCTTGATTTGCAGAAGGTCATGGGTTCGACCagctgcatctccaggtaaggctggaaatatGCCTGCTGCTGCTACCAGTCAGATGGACCAaggcctgattcagtataaggttgCTTCCTAAATGTCTCCACATATATCTGGCCCTGTTCATAAGGTCTAGCAACACAGGCCTTGCAACGTCAGCCCATtatgggatgatggagaagagatcctggccttcctctctgtgacaactgTTCAAAGGCATTGCTcccatcttgctcagtattgttTGCTCTGACGTggctagggcgaccctatgaaaaggaggacagggcttctgtatctttattttattttatttatttattacatttttataccgcccaatagccaaagctctctgggcgtttcacaaaaatgtaaaccataataaaacaaccaacaggttaaaagcacaattacaaaatacagtataaaaagcacaaccaggataaaaccacgcagcaaaattgatataagattaaaatacagagttagaacagtaaaatttaaatttaagttaaaattaagtgtttaaatactgagagaataaaaaggtcttcagctggcgatgaaaggagtacagtgtaggcgccaggcggacctctctggggagctcattccacaaccggggtgccacagcggagaaagaactagggtgaccatatgaaaaggaggacaggactcctgtatctttaacagctgtatagagaagggcatttcagcaggtgtcatttgtatatatggagaacctggtgaaatttcctcttcatcacaacagctaaagctgcaggtgccctgccctcttttaaatctggtcactctagcatagctcctgcacctttaactgtggtgatgaagagagaatttcaccaggttctccatatatacaaacgacacctgctgacatttccttttctatgcaactgttaaagatacaggagccctgtcctccttcttatatggtcaccctagacatggcAGGACCTTCTAGCGTTTCAGACAGGAGCAGTGGAAGCTAATAGAGGCGAGTAGCTCtggtgtcaatggggcagtgaatccactccagatttcagtcagaacctaaGGAGCTCTCTAAGGGTctgctgaaacctggagtggatttattgCCCCACTGGACAGGGAGCCTTCCAAGCACTACCTGGGGACTGAGACTGGAACCTTCAGCAGGCAAAACAGAatctctgccactgagctctgGTTCTTCCATTAAAAATcaagtaagtttctagtcctcgtCATTCTGAATATAGGACTCACTTTAAATAAGAAGCTGTCTTATCCCAAGGACTGCCCAGGGGAGTTTTACACCAGCTCTACCTAGAGATGTTGGGGGGTTGAACCTGAGAAGTTCTGCCTGGGAAGCTAGCGCGAGGGCCCTTCCCGATATAGGATGCAACGTGTCCCTGCTTCAGCTGCCAGATGGGCGTCAAAACAGAATGTTGCAGTAGCCTCAAGTATCAGCTGGCATACCTGTTAAAGCTGCTCCTTCCTGTGTTTGATGATTAATCCTCGTAAGAATTTAAAGAGGCAGGTTGGGACTGGTGTCATCCGGTTGACATTCCGCTCCAACCCACAACATTGAAACTGGTGATGTTGGGATTCCCAACCATCCTCTTCCTGGCTGACCTGATGTCCTCATCTAGAGATATaccagaactagggtgaccccatgaaaaggaggacagagctctcccagaacatctgagatctacaagttcaatctcagcttttaaagctcagctaaaaacttttcttttccctaaagcttttaaaacttgatgttactcagactttagactgttagtttttccctaccctgtgcctgtttaccctacccagtgcctgtttgcattctctccccctccttattgctttactatgactttattagaatgtgcggcagggccttgctatttactgttttactctgtacagcaccatgtacattgatggtgctatataaataaataaataaataataataatatcttcaacagttgcatagaaaagggaatttcagcaggtgtcatttgtatctatggagaacctggtgaaattccctcttcatcacagcagttaaaggtgcaggagctatactagagtgaccagatttaaaagagggcagggctcctgcagttttaactggtgtgatgaagaggaaatttccaccaggttccccatgtatacaaatgacacctgctgaaattcccttttcaatgcaactgttaaagagacaggagccctgtcctccttttaatagggtcaccctaggtaaaacacaacctttccctcataggagagggCAAAGGCTAGaacctgaaaaggttttactgtgtatgtaataagctgaaggttatatatatatatatatatatatatatatatggagttTACGATACTAAcggtagagcaggtgataaagccaagcagacacgtgatTTGAGGTAACGAAACAAAATAAAacgtttattttttgtttaataggtcttagttacttcaaattcaagttaacctgttTAATCTTCTAGTTTTagtaaaaacagtaatcttaaatctcttaaaattttatttccttccactctccacaccactggatCCTCACTGGCACTCTTAACCCGCTAACCAACCAGCCCCAAGATCTAGACCCCCCCATTTATACtcccccccctttcacagcaccatcagccacacccactcagtcccccATTcggcactcgctagacatacctaagggagcAGAACTGTGGGGTCATGTCACAGTACGCTTTCTGTTTACCCGCCCCACCCGCCTTCCATTTTATAGTTGAAGAGAAAACCTTTTGATTCAGAAGTATAAGAATTGGGTTCACTTGTGTGAGTTgaaggcactctgcgcatgctccGAATTTGTTGTCTCTCCAGTTGTGTTGTGCAGATATGTGAGTGAGATGTATTAATATCCCTCTTTATGTGCTTCAGAGCCACGGGGCCTCTGGCACTGAAAATACATCCTGGGGTTGAGACCAGGCTCTAGTTAAGCCTTGATGGGGTGGCCATCAAGCGTGCTTTAGACTCTGTCCAACCCACTTTGGATATAGATCTAAAGTGAGATTCGGACATCCGAAGCAGGTCAGATGGTGTGGCTTCCCAGGCACAAAGCCGATCAGGAGTCCGTTGGACCTCAACCCTTGTTCCCACTTGTTCTCAAACCCAGCAAGCTGCTGCCCGCATATACTGGGTCACGCAAGTGGCTGGGACTTACCCGTCCTCCATGAGAGCTGACATTTTTAAGGAAGGTGGAGGCTCTGCATTGTCATAGATCTAATGTTGTTCACGATGACGGCCATAAGGGGCCATTTCTGGAAATTCCCACCCAccgaatcagcccgcctcggTTTAGGGTTCCGGTTCGGAACCGAAGCGGTGCATAGCCTTTGTCTGAagatctttattatttatttatatatttatttattgcacttctataccgctcccatagccagggctctctgggcggtttacagaaattctaaaattaaggtaaaaacaagtatagaaaatttaaaactctaaaacacagaacatacacacataaaacattaaaaaccgatttaaaaactaaacatgtgggcaattaggatgtgccgccatatgcctgggcaaagaggaaagtcttaacctggcgccggaaagatggcagcgttggcgccaggcgagcctcgtcagggagatcgttccacagtctgggggccaccaccgaaaaggccctgtcccttgttgccacactccgagcctctctcgaagtaggcacccggaggaggaccttagatgttgaacgtagggatggggtatattcacgtcgggagaggcgttccgtcaggtattgtggtcccaagccgtgtaaggctttataggtcaaaaccagcaccttgaattgggctcggaaacattcaggcagccagtgcaagc comes from Elgaria multicarinata webbii isolate HBS135686 ecotype San Diego chromosome 21, rElgMul1.1.pri, whole genome shotgun sequence and encodes:
- the LOC134411943 gene encoding cystatin-POGU1-like, with amino-acid sequence MAQQLLRSPVASASILGFGLALMLLPALTAVSVPMPGAPMDRPVTDPGVQQAAAFAVQVYNKASNSAFYYKAMRILSARSQVVEGIKYYLTVELVNTLCEKRGGSGLNHVDLEHCTVASVADQRKQICEFQIWSRPWLNDTRLEDMSCKAASS